A single genomic interval of Nonomuraea rubra harbors:
- a CDS encoding TetR/AcrR family transcriptional regulator: protein MTTRKNSGTTTTPAKRQRTTSSGSASERRDHLVKLAAELFARKGFQATTVREIADEAGILSGSLYHHFDSKETIVDEVLSTFLDDLIARYRAAVDTSADARTVLSEMVRIGFGTLEPHRAAITVMQNDWNYLRQFERFNYLVKAEDEVEQIWVTQIKAGQAAGLFRSDVDPKLTYRMIRDTIWVAVRWFRPGGRLNTTGLAEHYITVLFDGLATGERTTQKG, encoded by the coding sequence GTGACCACGCGAAAGAACTCCGGCACGACCACCACCCCGGCGAAGCGCCAGCGCACGACCTCGTCGGGGTCGGCGTCCGAGCGCCGTGACCACCTCGTCAAGCTCGCCGCGGAGCTCTTCGCGCGCAAGGGCTTCCAAGCCACGACAGTACGCGAGATCGCCGACGAGGCCGGCATCCTCTCCGGAAGTCTCTACCACCACTTCGACTCCAAGGAGACGATCGTCGACGAGGTGCTGTCCACCTTCCTCGACGACCTGATCGCCCGCTACCGCGCCGCCGTCGACACCAGCGCCGACGCCCGCACGGTGCTGTCGGAGATGGTCCGCATCGGCTTCGGCACGCTGGAGCCGCACCGCGCCGCGATCACGGTGATGCAGAACGACTGGAACTACCTGCGCCAGTTCGAGCGCTTCAACTACCTCGTCAAGGCCGAGGACGAGGTCGAGCAGATCTGGGTCACGCAGATCAAGGCCGGCCAGGCCGCCGGGCTGTTCAGGTCCGACGTCGACCCGAAGCTCACCTACCGGATGATCCGCGACACGATCTGGGTGGCGGTGCGCTGGTTCCGCCCCGGCGGCAGGCTCAACACCACGGGTCTGGCCGAGCACTACATCACGGTGCTCTTCGACGGGCTCGCGACGGGCGAGCGCACCACCCAAAAGGGATGA
- a CDS encoding DNA alkylation repair protein: MSLGKAVRLALQEAAEPGKAEAMRAYMKSAMPFLGVQAVPRRAALRRVFAGHRLESAPEWRRAVLTLWREAEFREERYAAIELSGYHLYREFQTLYTVPMYEEMIVSGAWWDLVDELATHRVGGLLAAYPDSMRPLMLEWAHDGDLWKRRTAILCQNRFKSRTDTALLYACIEPSLSDNDFFARKAIGWALREYAKTNPGEVVRYVKAKGISGLSRREALKNLPLT; encoded by the coding sequence ATGAGCCTCGGCAAGGCGGTGCGGCTGGCACTGCAGGAGGCGGCCGAGCCGGGCAAGGCCGAGGCCATGCGGGCCTACATGAAGTCGGCCATGCCGTTCCTCGGCGTGCAGGCCGTGCCCAGGCGCGCGGCGCTGCGCCGCGTCTTCGCCGGGCACCGGCTGGAGAGCGCGCCCGAGTGGCGGCGGGCGGTGCTGACGCTGTGGCGGGAGGCCGAGTTCCGCGAGGAGCGCTACGCCGCCATCGAGCTGTCCGGCTACCACCTGTACCGCGAGTTCCAGACCCTCTACACGGTGCCGATGTACGAGGAGATGATCGTCTCGGGCGCCTGGTGGGACCTGGTGGACGAGCTCGCCACGCACCGCGTCGGCGGGCTGCTGGCCGCCTACCCCGACTCGATGCGCCCGCTCATGCTGGAGTGGGCGCACGACGGCGACCTGTGGAAGCGGCGCACCGCGATCCTGTGCCAGAACCGGTTCAAGTCGCGTACGGACACCGCGCTGCTGTACGCGTGCATCGAGCCGAGCCTGTCCGACAACGACTTCTTCGCCCGCAAGGCGATCGGCTGGGCGTTACGCGAATACGCCAAGACCAACCCCGGCGAGGTCGTCCGCTACGTCAAGGCCAAGGGCATCTCGGGGCTCAGCCGCCGCGAGGCACTGAAGAACCTGCCCCTCACCTAG
- a CDS encoding LysR family transcriptional regulator, producing MLREIHCFTRVAERLSFSAAAADLGMSQPAVSQAITRLERATGSRLFERSAREVRLTAAGKALLAHAEQVIESVEAFGAEAARLARPTIHLAYPPLVGVLAARIVRRLAGRTPAIGVELRAAGRSAAARALSDGEVSAAILATPAPAQFVTAARFHVTVDHLAVPAGHRLEPRARVTADELGGHVLLTPGTRPWPGLPGRSRLVADDDFGAALDLVAAGTGLLPIPQLLARTIRRDDVRFVPLEAGDLRITYALAWSRERVTPELMALVQAVQDALWTR from the coding sequence ATGCTCAGGGAGATCCACTGCTTCACCAGGGTCGCGGAACGGCTCAGCTTCTCGGCCGCCGCCGCCGACCTGGGCATGTCCCAGCCGGCCGTGAGCCAGGCCATCACCCGCCTCGAACGCGCCACCGGCTCCAGGCTCTTCGAGCGCTCCGCCCGCGAGGTGCGCCTCACGGCGGCGGGCAAGGCGCTGCTCGCGCACGCCGAGCAGGTGATCGAGTCGGTCGAGGCGTTCGGCGCTGAGGCGGCCCGGCTGGCCAGGCCGACCATTCACCTGGCTTATCCACCGCTCGTGGGCGTGCTGGCTGCGCGGATCGTCAGGCGGCTGGCGGGCCGCACTCCGGCGATCGGGGTGGAGCTGCGCGCGGCGGGCCGGAGCGCGGCGGCGCGGGCGCTGTCGGACGGGGAGGTGTCGGCGGCGATCCTGGCCACGCCGGCGCCCGCGCAGTTCGTCACGGCGGCCAGGTTCCACGTCACCGTCGATCATCTGGCCGTCCCCGCCGGGCACCGGCTGGAGCCGCGCGCCCGGGTGACGGCGGACGAGCTGGGCGGCCACGTGCTGCTCACCCCGGGCACCCGCCCCTGGCCGGGGCTGCCGGGCCGCTCCCGGCTGGTGGCCGACGACGACTTCGGCGCCGCGCTCGACCTGGTGGCGGCGGGCACCGGGCTGCTGCCCATCCCGCAGCTCCTGGCCAGGACCATCAGGCGCGACGACGTGCGGTTCGTGCCGCTGGAGGCGGGGGACCTGCGCATCACGTACGCGCTGGCGTGGTCGAGGGAACGGGTCACCCCGGAGCTGATGGCCCTGGTGCAGGCCGTGCAGGACGCCCTGTGGACTAGGTGA
- the metE gene encoding 5-methyltetrahydropteroyltriglutamate--homocysteine S-methyltransferase: MSSFPTSTVLGYPRIGPRRELKRALESYWSGRSTRADLDRAGAGLRERTWRRLAELGLGGLPSNTFSLYDQVLDTAVLLGAVPERYRDAADPYFAMARGTEGLAPLRMTKWFDTNYHYLVPEIGPETVFELDASKPLGEVREARALGFETRPVVVGPVTFLLLGSALERLEEVLGCYEELLAALAAEGVAWVQLDEPALVGDRTPEELAAVRAAYERLGSAASRPGLFVASYFGDLGESLPVLAGTPVEAIGLDLVRGGVPAADLTGKIVVAGVVSGRDVWRTSPGRALAALGSVRASQVVVSTSCSLLHVPYSLTDETGLEPELRGRLAFAEEKVAEVVALAAACAPGGALFETGDGLFGGGDTLFGGDDVPSVALPSAPMPSEERSPYAVRAAAQAGHLRLPPLPTTTIGSFPQTGELRAARAAVAAGTLSQADYERRVEAEIERVIRVQERLGLDVLVHGEPERNDMVQYFAEHLDGFAVTRNGWVQSYGSRCTRPPILHGDVGRPAPITVRWAAYAQSLTSRPVKGMLTGPVTIVAWSFVRDDLPLRDVVFQVADAIRQEVRDLEAAGLSIIQVDEPALRELLPLRRSAQAEYLEWAVAAYRRATSGASDRTQIHTHLCYSDADQILAAIDGLDADVTTIESARSGARILGAVSAFGRGLGPGVYDIHSPRVPSTEEVESLLRRALEELPVERVWVNPDCGLKTRTYEEVEASLANVVTAARRLRPALRH; the protein is encoded by the coding sequence ATGTCCTCCTTCCCCACGTCCACCGTGCTCGGATACCCGCGCATCGGCCCGCGGCGCGAGCTGAAGCGGGCGCTGGAGTCGTACTGGAGCGGGCGCTCGACCCGCGCCGACCTCGACCGGGCAGGCGCCGGGCTGCGGGAACGGACCTGGCGCCGGCTGGCGGAGCTCGGGCTCGGCGGGCTGCCGTCGAACACGTTCTCCCTCTACGACCAGGTGCTGGACACGGCCGTGCTGCTCGGCGCGGTGCCCGAGCGCTACCGGGACGCGGCGGACCCCTACTTCGCGATGGCCCGGGGCACCGAGGGGCTGGCGCCGCTGCGGATGACGAAGTGGTTCGACACGAACTACCACTACCTCGTGCCGGAGATCGGGCCCGAGACCGTGTTCGAGCTGGACGCGAGCAAGCCGCTGGGCGAGGTGCGGGAGGCGCGGGCGCTGGGCTTCGAGACGCGGCCCGTGGTCGTCGGGCCGGTGACGTTCCTGCTGCTGGGCTCGGCGCTGGAGCGGCTGGAGGAGGTGCTCGGCTGCTACGAGGAGCTGCTGGCCGCGCTGGCCGCCGAGGGGGTCGCGTGGGTGCAGCTCGACGAGCCCGCGCTGGTGGGCGACCGGACGCCCGAGGAGCTGGCCGCGGTGCGGGCGGCCTACGAGCGGCTGGGGTCGGCGGCCTCGCGGCCCGGGCTGTTCGTGGCCTCGTACTTCGGCGACCTCGGGGAGTCGCTGCCGGTGCTGGCCGGCACGCCGGTGGAGGCCATCGGGCTGGACCTCGTCCGGGGCGGCGTGCCCGCGGCCGACCTGACGGGCAAGATCGTGGTGGCGGGCGTGGTGTCGGGGCGGGACGTGTGGCGGACCTCCCCCGGGCGCGCGCTGGCCGCCCTGGGCTCGGTACGGGCCTCGCAGGTCGTCGTGAGCACGTCGTGCTCGCTGCTGCACGTGCCCTACTCGCTGACGGACGAGACCGGCCTGGAGCCGGAGCTGCGGGGGCGGCTGGCGTTCGCGGAGGAGAAGGTGGCCGAGGTGGTGGCGCTGGCCGCCGCCTGCGCCCCCGGCGGCGCGCTGTTCGAGACCGGCGACGGACTGTTCGGGGGTGGCGACACGCTGTTCGGGGGCGACGACGTGCCGTCCGTGGCGCTGCCGTCGGCACCGATGCCGTCGGAGGAGCGTTCGCCGTACGCCGTCCGGGCCGCGGCGCAGGCCGGGCACCTGCGGCTGCCGCCGCTGCCGACCACCACCATCGGCTCGTTCCCGCAGACCGGCGAGCTGCGCGCGGCCCGCGCGGCGGTGGCGGCGGGCACGCTGTCCCAGGCGGACTACGAACGGCGGGTCGAGGCGGAGATCGAGCGGGTGATCCGGGTCCAGGAGCGGCTCGGGCTCGACGTGCTCGTCCACGGGGAGCCCGAGCGCAACGACATGGTGCAGTACTTCGCCGAGCACCTCGACGGCTTCGCGGTCACCAGGAACGGCTGGGTGCAGTCGTACGGGTCGCGCTGCACCAGGCCGCCGATCCTGCACGGCGACGTCGGCCGCCCCGCGCCGATCACCGTGCGGTGGGCCGCGTACGCGCAGTCGCTGACGTCCCGGCCGGTCAAGGGCATGCTCACCGGGCCGGTCACGATCGTCGCCTGGTCGTTCGTGCGCGACGACCTGCCGCTGCGGGACGTCGTGTTCCAGGTGGCGGACGCGATCAGGCAGGAGGTGCGGGACCTGGAGGCGGCCGGGCTGTCGATCATCCAGGTGGACGAGCCCGCCCTGCGCGAGCTGCTGCCGCTGCGCCGGTCCGCGCAGGCCGAGTACCTGGAGTGGGCGGTGGCGGCGTACCGGCGGGCCACGTCGGGGGCGAGCGACCGCACCCAGATCCACACCCATCTGTGCTACTCGGACGCCGACCAGATCCTCGCCGCCATCGACGGCCTGGACGCCGACGTCACCACCATCGAGTCGGCCCGCTCGGGGGCCCGGATCCTGGGTGCGGTCTCGGCGTTCGGGCGGGGGCTCGGGCCCGGCGTGTACGACATCCACTCGCCCCGGGTGCCGTCCACCGAGGAGGTGGAGTCGCTGTTGCGGCGGGCCCTTGAGGAGTTGCCGGTGGAGCGGGTCTGGGTCAACCCGGACTGCGGGCTGAAGACGCGTACGTACGAGGAGGTCGAGGCGTCACTGGCGAACGTGGTGACGGCGGCGCGGCGCCTGCGCCCCGCCCTTCGTCACTGA
- a CDS encoding MarR family winged helix-turn-helix transcriptional regulator has translation MERAEDPIPRRLQGLPSRLINQVAMSANRLVDQAFAGPGLRRYHFSLLAALEEFGPASQAALGRRTGIDRSDIVATVNELAERGLVERSPDPDDRRRNVITVTPAGVRQLEVLDRLLAGAQEELLAALTGAEREQLMGLLTRVAGRHTAAQ, from the coding sequence GTGGAGAGAGCCGAGGACCCGATCCCGCGCCGGTTGCAGGGCCTGCCGAGCCGGCTGATCAACCAGGTCGCGATGTCCGCCAACCGGCTCGTCGACCAGGCGTTCGCCGGGCCCGGGCTGCGCCGGTACCACTTCTCGCTGCTGGCCGCGCTGGAGGAGTTCGGGCCCGCCAGCCAGGCCGCGCTGGGGCGGCGTACCGGCATCGACCGCAGCGACATCGTGGCCACCGTGAACGAGCTGGCCGAGCGCGGGCTGGTCGAGCGCAGCCCCGACCCCGACGACCGCCGGCGCAACGTCATCACCGTCACGCCGGCGGGCGTCCGGCAGCTCGAAGTGCTCGACCGGCTGCTCGCCGGGGCGCAGGAGGAGCTGCTCGCGGCCCTGACCGGGGCCGAGCGCGAGCAGCTCATGGGCCTGCTCACCAGGGTCGCCGGCCGCCACACCGCCGCTCAGTGA